The following are encoded together in the Mesoterricola sediminis genome:
- the purM gene encoding phosphoribosylformylglycinamidine cyclo-ligase, whose protein sequence is MTEPKLTYAASGVDINRQDDALARIKPLVKATRTPGVRSDIGLFGGLYSARFEEKAPILVSSMDGVGTKMKVARLADRWNTVGADLVNHCINDILVQGARPLFFLDYVAAQRLEPAVIEQIIQGMAGACQEGGLALIGGEMAEMPGVYAEGEVDVAGTIVGVVDEPDLLPRLEAMAAGDVLIGLPSTGLHTNGYSLARKVCFDLAGLGVGDLLPGTDQTVGEALLAVHRSYLKPVLPLVKAHRLLGMAHITGGGLTDNLPRVLPGHLDAAIVTGSWQVPPLFQFLIEKAALPVEDARRSFNLGVGLVLIAARAEVPGLLKDLVAAGERPWVLGELVPGTGQVTYR, encoded by the coding sequence ATGACGGAACCCAAGCTCACGTACGCCGCCTCCGGGGTGGACATCAACCGCCAGGACGACGCCCTGGCCCGGATCAAGCCCCTGGTGAAGGCCACCCGGACCCCTGGCGTGCGCAGCGACATCGGCCTCTTCGGGGGCCTCTACTCGGCCAGGTTCGAGGAGAAGGCCCCCATTCTCGTCAGTTCCATGGACGGGGTGGGCACCAAGATGAAGGTCGCTCGTCTGGCTGATAGGTGGAACACCGTGGGCGCCGACCTGGTGAACCACTGCATCAATGACATCCTCGTGCAGGGCGCCCGCCCCCTCTTCTTCCTGGATTACGTGGCCGCCCAGCGCCTGGAACCCGCGGTCATCGAGCAGATCATCCAGGGCATGGCCGGCGCCTGCCAGGAGGGCGGCTTGGCCCTCATCGGCGGGGAAATGGCGGAGATGCCCGGCGTCTACGCCGAGGGTGAGGTGGATGTGGCCGGCACCATCGTCGGCGTGGTGGACGAGCCCGACCTCCTGCCCCGCCTCGAGGCCATGGCCGCCGGCGACGTGCTGATCGGCCTGCCCAGCACCGGCCTGCACACCAACGGCTATTCCCTCGCCCGCAAGGTCTGCTTCGACCTGGCCGGCCTGGGGGTCGGCGACCTCCTCCCCGGCACGGACCAGACCGTGGGCGAGGCCCTCCTGGCCGTGCACCGCAGCTACCTGAAGCCGGTCCTCCCCCTGGTCAAGGCCCACCGCCTGCTGGGCATGGCCCACATCACGGGCGGCGGCCTGACCGACAACCTGCCGCGGGTCCTGCCCGGTCACCTGGATGCCGCCATCGTCACCGGCAGCTGGCAGGTCCCCCCCCTCTTCCAGTTCCTCATCGAGAAGGCGGCCCTCCCGGTCGAGGACGCCCGCCGGTCCTTCAACCTGGGCGTTGGCCTCGTCCTCATCGCCGCGCGGGCGGAGGTGCCGGGGCTCCTCAAGGACCTGGTCGCGGCCGGCGAGCGCCCCTGGGTCCTGGGGGAGCTGGTCCCTGGGACCGGGCAGGTGACCTATCGCTGA
- a CDS encoding acyltransferase family protein, whose protein sequence is MFRGFMAFAVALYHFGYWFPILRQGEFAADTAKKIGVYGVEGFFVVSGFCFFHLYGAGLLTGRGARVFFTKRFFRIAPLFYLAIALNAAFGFTGGGVPYSGRMLLENATLTFGLFHPNHALVLGGWSVGLEFVFYFALPFLAWAAVRWRPFLTLATLVLLALSLPWTYRWVPQAPMAGDMKFHTYVAVANHGFLFLAGGLIAQARARWPIRLPRWAFLLLAGGLAAVFLLKHRHFYDDFTIMVGTTRYLFCLLSVAAVAVAAFYEAPDSPVKTVGRYLGDISYSVYILHPLVREGMERLHPGGWAPWPGFLLAVALTLGLSTLTYRFLERPLMALGKRWSAA, encoded by the coding sequence ATCTTCCGGGGCTTCATGGCGTTCGCCGTGGCCCTGTACCACTTCGGCTACTGGTTCCCGATCCTCCGCCAGGGCGAATTCGCGGCCGACACCGCCAAGAAGATCGGCGTGTACGGGGTGGAGGGCTTCTTCGTCGTCAGCGGCTTCTGCTTCTTCCACCTGTACGGGGCCGGGCTGCTGACCGGCCGGGGCGCCCGGGTCTTCTTCACCAAGCGGTTCTTCCGCATCGCCCCCCTGTTCTACCTGGCCATCGCCCTCAACGCCGCCTTCGGCTTCACGGGCGGGGGGGTGCCCTACTCGGGCCGCATGCTCCTGGAGAACGCCACCCTCACCTTCGGCCTCTTCCACCCCAACCACGCCCTGGTGCTGGGCGGCTGGTCCGTGGGGCTGGAGTTCGTCTTCTACTTCGCCCTGCCGTTCCTGGCCTGGGCCGCGGTCCGGTGGCGGCCCTTCCTGACCCTGGCCACCCTGGTCCTCCTGGCGCTCTCCCTGCCCTGGACGTACCGCTGGGTCCCCCAGGCCCCCATGGCGGGGGATATGAAGTTCCACACCTACGTGGCCGTGGCCAACCACGGCTTCCTGTTCCTGGCCGGCGGCCTCATCGCCCAGGCCCGGGCCCGTTGGCCCATTCGCCTGCCCAGGTGGGCCTTCCTGCTGCTGGCCGGGGGCCTGGCCGCGGTCTTCCTCCTGAAGCACCGCCACTTCTACGACGACTTCACCATCATGGTGGGGACCACCCGGTATCTCTTCTGCCTGCTCTCCGTGGCGGCCGTGGCCGTGGCCGCCTTCTACGAGGCCCCGGACTCCCCGGTCAAGACCGTGGGCCGGTACCTGGGCGATATCAGCTACTCCGTCTACATCCTCCACCCCCTGGTGCGGGAGGGCATGGAGCGGCTGCATCCTGGCGGCTGGGCCCCCTGGCCGGGCTTCCTCCTGGCCGTGGCCCTCACCCTTGGCCTCTCCACCCTCACGTACCGGTTCCTGGAACGCCCCCTGATGGCCCTCGGCAAGCGCTGGTCCGCCGCCTAG
- a CDS encoding GxxExxY protein, producing the protein MKRGGAEDLAEGRGGKRSWNLPLDIEWRGLVVERAYRLDLLVDDLVVVEAKAVLNFRQWPFKDGGIKRVIHTRA; encoded by the coding sequence ATGAAACGCGGAGGCGCGGAGGATCTCGCAGAGGGTCGCGGAGGAAAGCGCTCCTGGAACCTGCCCCTGGATATCGAGTGGAGGGGGCTTGTGGTTGAGCGGGCCTACCGGCTGGATTTGCTGGTTGACGACCTCGTGGTCGTGGAGGCTAAGGCGGTCCTCAATTTCCGTCAGTGGCCTTTCAAAGACGGTGGAATCAAGCGGGTGATACATACAAGGGCTTGA
- a CDS encoding DUF4037 domain-containing protein, with protein sequence MCPVGLDLARDFWAEEVAPRLGPLGRVVAAGLVGEGSECFGFDDTLSRDHDWGPAVCLWLRRADRDAAVPIRAALAHLPSSFHGHRVRRPSLEAVHRTGLLEVEGFYRRFTGLERPPATPEEWLACPGYALAACTNGAVFADGPGAFSAHREALLAHYPEPVRRLRLAAHLEAAAQGGQYNLPRALQRSDRVAATLALAAFLRHAMAAAFLLARRYPPFSKWTHRALTELPAPWPELARCLTDLARATTARETDRRVEAAAALLAGGLVRDGLPAGQGLFLLDHAHRIRESIDDPHILALHPRID encoded by the coding sequence GTGTGCCCAGTAGGCCTGGACCTCGCCCGGGACTTCTGGGCCGAGGAGGTGGCGCCCCGCCTCGGCCCGCTGGGCCGGGTCGTGGCGGCGGGCCTGGTGGGCGAGGGCTCCGAATGCTTCGGATTCGATGACACCCTCTCCCGGGACCACGATTGGGGTCCCGCGGTCTGCCTCTGGCTGAGGCGGGCGGATCGGGACGCGGCCGTGCCCATCCGGGCCGCCCTGGCCCACCTGCCCTCCTCCTTCCACGGTCACCGGGTGCGGCGCCCCTCGCTGGAGGCGGTCCACCGCACCGGCCTCCTGGAGGTGGAGGGGTTCTACCGGCGGTTCACGGGCCTGGAGCGGCCCCCGGCGACCCCGGAGGAGTGGCTGGCCTGCCCGGGGTACGCCCTGGCGGCCTGCACCAACGGCGCGGTCTTCGCCGACGGGCCCGGGGCCTTCTCGGCCCACCGGGAGGCCCTGCTCGCCCACTACCCGGAGCCCGTCCGGCGTCTTCGGCTGGCGGCCCACCTGGAGGCGGCGGCCCAGGGCGGCCAGTACAACCTGCCCCGGGCCCTCCAGCGCTCCGACCGGGTGGCCGCGACCCTGGCCCTGGCGGCCTTCCTGCGCCATGCCATGGCGGCGGCGTTCCTGCTGGCCCGCCGCTACCCGCCCTTCTCCAAGTGGACCCACCGGGCCCTCACCGAACTGCCGGCCCCCTGGCCCGAACTGGCCCGGTGCCTGACCGACCTGGCCCGGGCCACGACGGCCCGGGAAACCGACCGGCGCGTGGAGGCCGCGGCGGCCCTGCTCGCGGGCGGCCTCGTCCGGGACGGGCTCCCCGCGGGCCAGGGCCTCTTCCTCCTGGACCACGCCCACCGCATCCGGGAGAGCATCGACGATCCCCACATCCTGGCCCTGCACCCCCGCATCGACTAG
- a CDS encoding DUF4125 family protein, whose amino-acid sequence MNPPDSPRERIIHRIVDLEWKMFSTVKAREPAACQEEEGTFRLMRWMSHSVYSDLLLDMLASHLETATTAGRNLMTEKYARMEDLIPPLRTSPLIPYILAAETAWMADLGRRYPLTFPGTGERFGAYLAAELETWPEDALERYAAEVGTAQATGANLVEARYTNLFRRLGDPDLEAREHRTRLGMFRCAQ is encoded by the coding sequence ATGAACCCGCCTGACTCACCGCGCGAACGGATCATCCACCGGATCGTGGATCTGGAATGGAAGATGTTCAGCACGGTGAAAGCCCGCGAACCCGCCGCCTGCCAGGAGGAGGAAGGCACCTTCCGGCTCATGCGCTGGATGAGCCATTCCGTCTACTCCGACCTGCTCCTGGACATGCTGGCCAGCCACCTGGAGACCGCCACGACGGCGGGCCGCAACCTGATGACCGAGAAGTACGCCCGGATGGAGGACCTGATCCCCCCCCTGCGCACGAGCCCCCTCATCCCCTACATCCTCGCGGCCGAAACCGCCTGGATGGCCGACCTGGGCCGCCGGTATCCCCTCACCTTCCCGGGCACCGGCGAGCGCTTCGGCGCCTACCTCGCCGCCGAGTTGGAGACGTGGCCGGAGGACGCCCTGGAGCGCTACGCGGCGGAGGTCGGCACGGCCCAGGCCACCGGCGCCAACCTGGTGGAGGCGCGGTACACGAACCTCTTCCGGCGCCTGGGCGATCCGGACCTGGAGGCCCGGGAGCACCGGACCCGCCTGGGGATGTTCCGGTGTGCCCAGTAG
- a CDS encoding tetratricopeptide repeat protein has product MAGPLPPSHGGDPCAEGVARFQAGDAEGAAACFLRAARERPGEGHPRYLLGLLHFKKGRYREAEAQLRASAALETREDGLIKLALARGEQKDLPGCLALLEEAARRLPASAAIRAHLATTLRSLDRVPEAIAAYAGALALDPGHVPAHWGLGLALGMEGRFAEGMAALRQAIALDPGFPPPHFHLGVLAWAAGDAAEARAQAACLRSLAPSYASRLDQLMQEESPHEPA; this is encoded by the coding sequence ATGGCCGGTCCCCTCCCCCCATCCCACGGCGGTGATCCCTGTGCGGAGGGGGTGGCCCGGTTCCAGGCCGGGGACGCCGAAGGCGCCGCGGCCTGCTTCCTGCGGGCCGCCCGGGAGCGGCCGGGAGAGGGTCATCCCCGCTACCTCCTGGGCCTGCTTCATTTCAAGAAGGGCCGCTACCGGGAGGCCGAAGCCCAGCTGCGGGCCAGCGCCGCCCTGGAGACCCGGGAGGACGGCCTGATCAAGCTGGCCCTGGCCCGGGGCGAACAGAAGGACCTCCCGGGCTGCCTCGCCCTCCTGGAGGAGGCCGCCCGGAGGCTGCCGGCCTCGGCGGCCATCCGCGCCCACCTGGCCACCACCCTCCGGAGCCTGGACCGCGTGCCGGAGGCCATCGCGGCCTACGCGGGCGCCCTGGCCCTGGATCCCGGCCATGTCCCCGCGCACTGGGGCCTGGGCCTCGCCCTGGGCATGGAGGGCCGCTTCGCCGAGGGCATGGCCGCGCTGCGCCAGGCCATCGCCCTGGACCCCGGCTTCCCCCCGCCCCATTTCCACCTGGGCGTCCTGGCCTGGGCCGCCGGCGACGCGGCCGAGGCCCGGGCGCAGGCGGCCTGCCTGCGCTCCCTGGCGCCCAGCTATGCCAGTCGCCTGGATCAACTCATGCAAGAGGAGTCCCCCCATGAACCCGCCTGA
- the hpdB gene encoding 4-hydroxyphenylacetate decarboxylase large subunit, with product MPKKLKEVLVEAGIPMDFESGGHSPANMTDREVNREPHARVKKLKDIFMQTLSSANNEFPYWYTREYALHDTEIPVVRRAMALKAGFSHLTPVIYPGELLVMHKAQFFRGSFPMPWLSEGYYMAKEDELYQDALKRGSASADEHSKFGTGGGNVTKSFGKVVSIAGKFGMRQEEVPGLLKLAKAWVGKSVDDLGHKYEQMVPDYEIKEALMRNIVCMFDSGYTLPQGREVINYYYMLEYGIDGLIAIAREMKDKVAGRADGDGLKGTNRLFNYEAVILALEGLKIWISNYAKEARRLEGLEKDPAQKREYAQIAERLEWLSANKARDFRDAIQMILTTHLAVVNEDAISGMSPGRIGQVLYPYFEQDIASGRISEDEVLELLECYRLSISSIDCFASAGVVGGVLSGNTFNTVSIGGLTKDGRSAANRLEYLLLEAGMTNQMPQPTLALLYDEKLPEDFLLLAMECIKTGAGYPAFMNNQNALTFMMNQYGPEGMTPEEARAWAIGGCLESSPCAWKPLHLNGKEYWIPGGAGQPTSVGVHFLSMPKILEHVLWNGVDQRTGEQVFPPHNRSLATYDELWDQFKLYWQKAVDILALTNNIQHDIWRKNNMAVINSMLKPDCLDRGHLIDELGYRFNATYNVESAGTITAVNSLAAIKKLVYEDKAVTLEDLKKAIKDNFGFKTAKEVNSFSLSDQEKRNDGPGMWDKLHFMCLQAPKYGNDDAFADEILLDWENFFCPDCRNYESLYAHPMYSCQISVSTHGAMGSATIATPDGRLAGTTFADASLSAFPGTDRNGVYALLNSAAIWDHTMSQNSQLNVKIHPSAIQGGAGSRKLLDLIQAYMRKGGFHIQFNVVDTKVLKDAQANPQNYRDLMVRVAGFTQYWVEIGKPVQDELIARTEYEGI from the coding sequence ATGCCCAAGAAACTCAAAGAGGTGCTGGTTGAGGCCGGCATTCCCATGGACTTCGAGTCCGGTGGCCACTCCCCGGCCAACATGACCGACCGCGAGGTCAACCGCGAGCCCCACGCCCGCGTGAAGAAGCTCAAGGACATCTTCATGCAGACGCTGTCCTCGGCGAACAACGAGTTCCCGTACTGGTACACCCGCGAATACGCCCTCCACGACACCGAGATCCCCGTGGTGCGCCGCGCCATGGCCCTGAAGGCCGGCTTCAGCCACCTGACCCCGGTCATCTACCCCGGCGAACTGCTGGTCATGCACAAGGCCCAGTTCTTCCGCGGTTCCTTCCCCATGCCCTGGCTGTCCGAAGGCTACTACATGGCCAAGGAGGACGAGCTCTACCAGGATGCCCTGAAGCGCGGCTCCGCCTCCGCGGACGAGCACTCCAAGTTCGGCACCGGCGGCGGCAACGTCACCAAGAGCTTCGGCAAGGTCGTCTCCATCGCCGGGAAGTTCGGCATGCGGCAGGAAGAGGTCCCCGGCCTCCTCAAGCTGGCGAAGGCCTGGGTCGGCAAGTCCGTGGACGACCTCGGCCACAAGTACGAGCAGATGGTCCCCGACTACGAGATCAAGGAAGCCCTCATGCGGAACATCGTCTGCATGTTCGATTCCGGCTACACCCTGCCCCAGGGCCGGGAAGTGATCAACTACTACTACATGCTCGAGTACGGCATCGACGGCCTCATCGCCATCGCCCGCGAGATGAAGGACAAGGTCGCCGGCCGCGCCGACGGCGACGGCCTCAAGGGCACGAACCGCCTCTTCAACTACGAAGCCGTCATCCTGGCCCTGGAAGGCCTCAAGATCTGGATCTCCAACTACGCCAAGGAGGCCCGCCGCCTCGAGGGCCTGGAGAAGGACCCCGCCCAGAAGCGCGAGTACGCCCAGATCGCCGAGCGCCTCGAGTGGCTCAGCGCCAACAAGGCCCGCGACTTCCGCGACGCCATCCAGATGATCCTCACCACCCACCTCGCCGTGGTGAACGAGGACGCCATCTCCGGCATGTCCCCCGGCCGCATCGGCCAGGTGCTCTACCCCTACTTCGAGCAGGACATCGCCTCCGGCCGCATCTCCGAGGACGAGGTCCTGGAGCTGCTGGAGTGCTACCGCCTCAGCATCTCCTCCATCGACTGCTTCGCCTCCGCGGGCGTCGTCGGCGGCGTGCTCTCCGGCAACACCTTCAACACCGTCAGCATCGGCGGCCTCACCAAGGACGGCCGGTCCGCGGCGAACCGCCTCGAGTACCTGCTGCTCGAAGCCGGCATGACCAACCAGATGCCCCAGCCCACCCTCGCCCTCCTCTACGACGAGAAGCTGCCCGAGGACTTCCTCCTCCTGGCCATGGAGTGCATCAAGACCGGCGCCGGCTACCCGGCCTTCATGAACAACCAGAACGCCCTGACCTTCATGATGAACCAGTACGGCCCCGAGGGCATGACCCCCGAAGAGGCCCGCGCCTGGGCCATCGGCGGCTGCCTCGAGTCCTCCCCCTGCGCCTGGAAGCCCCTGCACCTGAACGGCAAGGAATACTGGATCCCCGGCGGCGCCGGCCAGCCCACCTCCGTCGGCGTGCACTTCCTCTCCATGCCCAAGATCCTCGAGCACGTGCTCTGGAACGGCGTGGACCAGCGCACCGGTGAGCAGGTCTTCCCGCCCCACAACCGCAGCCTGGCCACCTACGACGAGCTGTGGGACCAGTTCAAGCTCTACTGGCAGAAGGCCGTGGACATCCTCGCCCTCACCAACAACATCCAGCACGACATCTGGCGCAAGAACAACATGGCGGTCATCAACAGCATGCTGAAGCCCGACTGCCTCGACCGCGGCCACCTGATCGACGAGCTGGGCTACCGCTTCAACGCGACCTACAACGTCGAGTCCGCCGGCACCATCACGGCCGTGAACTCCCTCGCCGCCATCAAGAAGCTGGTGTACGAGGACAAGGCCGTCACCCTCGAGGACCTGAAGAAGGCCATCAAGGACAACTTCGGCTTCAAGACCGCCAAGGAGGTCAACTCCTTCAGCCTCTCCGACCAGGAGAAGCGCAACGACGGCCCCGGCATGTGGGACAAGCTCCACTTCATGTGCCTCCAGGCGCCCAAGTACGGCAACGACGACGCCTTCGCGGACGAGATCCTCCTGGACTGGGAGAACTTCTTCTGCCCCGACTGCCGCAACTACGAGTCGCTCTACGCCCACCCGATGTACTCCTGCCAGATCTCCGTGTCCACGCACGGGGCCATGGGTTCGGCCACCATCGCGACCCCCGACGGCCGCCTCGCCGGCACGACCTTCGCCGACGCGTCCCTCTCCGCCTTCCCCGGCACCGACCGGAACGGCGTCTACGCGCTGCTGAACTCGGCCGCGATCTGGGACCACACCATGTCCCAGAACTCGCAGCTGAACGTCAAGATCCACCCCAGCGCCATCCAGGGCGGCGCGGGCAGCCGCAAGCTCCTCGACCTGATCCAGGCCTACATGCGCAAGGGCGGATTCCACATCCAGTTCAACGTGGTCGACACCAAGGTCCTCAAGGACGCCCAGGCCAACCCGCAGAACTACCGCGACCTGATGGTGCGCGTGGCCGGCTTCACCCAGTACTGGGTCGAGATCGGCAAGCCCGTCCAGGATGAACTCATCGCCCGCACCGAATACGAAGGGATCTGA
- the hpdC gene encoding 4-hydroxyphenylacetate decarboxylase small subunit, which translates to MTTKLNHRDCANFAPIDVTKGICHLTKDIVLADTEQCADFARLPKCANCKEFACTPGTSHMGHCNASAHEPKFFAYPDMAAVTCDRYAAL; encoded by the coding sequence ATGACGACCAAGCTCAACCACCGCGACTGCGCGAACTTCGCCCCGATCGACGTCACCAAGGGCATCTGCCACCTGACCAAGGACATCGTCCTGGCCGACACGGAGCAGTGCGCCGACTTCGCCCGTCTCCCCAAGTGCGCGAACTGCAAGGAATTCGCCTGCACCCCCGGCACGAGCCACATGGGCCACTGCAACGCCTCCGCGCACGAGCCGAAGTTCTTCGCCTATCCTGACATGGCGGCCGTGACCTGCGACCGCTACGCCGCGCTGTGA
- a CDS encoding MFS transporter gives MEDAKARTYGWSVVFASWLAVFCLFGYRATFAILKGPMAVTLGWTTAQVTLGYSLMMVFYAVAAYFSGLMLDKWGTKPVYTVAAVFGALGFVLTARIDSHLTYLFTFGLLGGIATGMLWVTSTVSVRKWYIGKTYATMWGFAFAGGPMAQFVLAQVVKPTLSASQAKLDGAIKPLIENAAALAPKELAVAIAGKLKDPAVLAMPDVQSAIHGLDHAWRTQMTILGVIVFFALVVAVLVAKQSPERYGMKPFGAMPPAPGNAAAPAEIDWSIGEAFGKYAIWGAILTFLTSMMGEFLIWTQVVSYWTADVGYTLKKATNIYALIGLVGIFSMPIMGKISDKVVQAVGLESKGRKIMLLIGPATGVVACLLLLESPRADLFAYVACVIFAIYWAIVPGGVVGYTGAIYGRKTLGKIWGLATMIVMGIGPFLGSYVGGWLKDISGKYTYSVYFALASFAVSILLAASLPLKADYKK, from the coding sequence ATGGAAGATGCCAAAGCCAGAACCTACGGCTGGTCCGTGGTCTTCGCCTCCTGGTTGGCCGTGTTCTGCCTCTTCGGCTACCGCGCCACCTTCGCCATCCTCAAAGGCCCCATGGCCGTGACCCTGGGCTGGACCACCGCCCAGGTGACCCTCGGCTACAGCCTGATGATGGTCTTCTACGCCGTCGCCGCCTATTTCAGCGGCCTCATGCTCGACAAGTGGGGAACCAAGCCCGTCTACACCGTGGCCGCCGTCTTCGGCGCCCTGGGCTTCGTGCTCACCGCCCGCATCGACTCGCACCTGACCTACCTCTTCACCTTCGGCCTGCTGGGCGGCATCGCCACCGGCATGCTGTGGGTGACCTCCACGGTCTCGGTCCGCAAGTGGTACATCGGAAAGACCTACGCGACAATGTGGGGCTTCGCCTTCGCGGGCGGCCCCATGGCCCAGTTCGTGCTGGCCCAGGTCGTCAAGCCCACCCTGAGCGCGAGCCAGGCGAAGCTGGACGGCGCCATCAAGCCTCTGATCGAGAACGCTGCGGCCCTGGCCCCCAAGGAGCTCGCCGTGGCCATCGCCGGCAAGCTCAAGGACCCCGCGGTCCTGGCGATGCCCGACGTCCAGTCCGCGATCCACGGCCTCGACCACGCCTGGCGGACCCAGATGACCATCCTGGGCGTGATCGTGTTCTTCGCCCTCGTCGTTGCTGTCCTCGTGGCCAAGCAGTCCCCCGAGCGCTACGGCATGAAGCCCTTCGGCGCCATGCCGCCCGCCCCCGGCAACGCCGCCGCTCCCGCCGAGATCGACTGGAGCATCGGCGAGGCCTTCGGGAAGTACGCCATCTGGGGCGCCATCCTCACCTTCCTCACCAGCATGATGGGCGAGTTCCTCATCTGGACCCAGGTCGTCAGCTACTGGACCGCGGACGTGGGCTACACCCTGAAGAAGGCCACGAACATCTACGCCCTCATTGGTCTTGTCGGCATCTTCTCCATGCCCATCATGGGCAAGATCTCCGACAAGGTGGTGCAGGCCGTGGGCCTGGAATCCAAGGGCCGCAAGATCATGCTCCTGATCGGACCCGCCACCGGCGTCGTCGCCTGTCTCCTCCTCCTGGAGAGCCCCCGCGCCGACCTGTTCGCCTACGTGGCCTGCGTGATCTTCGCCATCTACTGGGCCATCGTGCCCGGCGGCGTGGTGGGCTACACCGGCGCCATCTACGGCCGCAAGACCCTCGGCAAGATCTGGGGCCTGGCCACGATGATCGTGATGGGCATCGGACCCTTCCTGGGTTCCTACGTGGGCGGCTGGCTCAAGGACATCTCCGGCAAGTACACCTACTCGGTCTACTTCGCCCTGGCCTCCTTCGCCGTCTCCATCCTGCTGGCGGCCTCCCTGCCGCTCAAGGCCGACTACAAGAAGTGA
- a CDS encoding glycyl-radical enzyme activating protein → MLPAHPSTEQPTGLIFDIQAHSVHDGPGTRTTVFLNGCPFSCEWCCNPEGLHRRPVVMHREQRCVHCGGCARACPRGAISLGADGLETFDRSLCADCATYDCVSACYHEGNVLSGKRYTVDQLMDIFRRDRQFWGRGGGVTFSGGEPLLQRDFMLPLLRRCREARIHTCVETTACLPTDYFMEAAALLDFLFIDIKNMDPVAHRARTRADNAQTLRNVKTLGASDLDCFVVIRIPVIPGWNDGEENIRKTARFVRECGLEVINLLPFHRLSESKWRQVGEPYAFADLPGLSREELAPHAQWVREEGITCYTGWETPF, encoded by the coding sequence ATGCTTCCAGCGCACCCTTCCACGGAGCAGCCCACGGGGCTCATCTTCGACATCCAGGCCCACTCGGTCCACGACGGGCCCGGAACCCGCACCACCGTGTTCCTCAACGGCTGTCCCTTCTCCTGCGAATGGTGCTGCAATCCTGAAGGCCTGCACCGCCGGCCCGTCGTGATGCACCGGGAGCAGCGCTGCGTCCACTGCGGCGGCTGCGCCCGCGCCTGCCCCCGGGGAGCCATCTCCCTGGGGGCCGACGGCCTCGAGACCTTCGACCGGAGCCTCTGCGCCGACTGCGCCACCTACGACTGCGTCTCGGCCTGCTACCACGAGGGCAACGTCCTCAGCGGGAAGCGCTACACCGTCGACCAGCTGATGGACATCTTCCGCCGGGACCGCCAGTTCTGGGGCCGGGGCGGGGGCGTCACCTTCTCGGGCGGCGAGCCCCTCCTCCAGCGGGACTTCATGCTGCCCCTCCTCCGGCGCTGCCGGGAGGCGCGCATCCACACCTGCGTGGAGACCACGGCCTGCCTGCCCACCGACTACTTCATGGAGGCGGCGGCCCTCCTCGACTTCCTCTTCATCGACATCAAGAACATGGATCCCGTCGCGCACCGCGCACGGACCCGCGCCGACAACGCCCAGACCCTCCGCAACGTGAAGACGCTGGGCGCCTCGGACCTGGACTGCTTCGTGGTGATCCGGATCCCGGTCATCCCCGGCTGGAACGACGGGGAGGAGAACATCCGGAAGACCGCCCGGTTCGTCCGCGAATGCGGCCTGGAAGTCATCAACCTCCTGCCTTTCCACCGCCTCAGCGAATCCAAGTGGCGCCAGGTGGGCGAGCCCTACGCCTTCGCGGACCTCCCCGGCCTGTCCCGGGAGGAGCTGGCCCCCCACGCCCAGTGGGTCCGCGAGGAGGGCATCACCTGCTACACCGGCTGGGAGACCCCCTTCTGA